The window CAGGGCCAACGCCCTTGCGGTGTGCAGTGCGACGCTGAACGTCGGGGCCGAAGCGGCCCTGACGGATAACTGGTCGCTGGAGCTGTCCGGCTACTGGAATCCGGTGAATACCGCATCCCTTTCGATGAACTTTCACGCTGTGCAGCTCGGCGGCCGCTACTGGTTTTACGAATCCTTCGTCGGGCATTTTCTCGGGCAGCACCTCACCTATGTCAGCTATGACCTCGGAAGCCGTACAAAACGCTATAAAGGTCATGCCTACGGTCTTGGTATCAGCTACGGATATGCGTGGATGCTCTCGAAACGCTGGAACGTGGCCTTAGAAGCCGGTGTCGGGCTGTACCACACCTGGGATACGCGCCGCGACCCGACCGTCTCGGACTGGGAGGATGAATACATCTACCACAACCGCCGCTGGACGCTGGCGCCATCTAAATTGGAGCTATCATTTTCCTACATTTTTTAACGATTATGAGAATACGGAAAATCCTATCAGCGGGAATTGTTTTCGGCATATTGTGGACAATGTTCGGCTGCTCGGTGGCTGGACGGCTTCAGCGGCATCGGACGACAGCCTCGCTCTCGCAGCTTACTCGCGCCGAACGGCAGCAGCGACAGCAGGACAGCCGCCCGCAAGTCGTCAGACTCCAACGCGACAGCGACACGTTCTATCTCGCGCCCGTAGATACGCTTGCCGACGGCGAGCGCGTCATGTCCGTTCAAATCGAACAGGTAACGGTCATCTCGCGCATGCGGTCGGTTCCCGAACGCAACGGGCACGTCGTACTGGATTTCATCGTGACGCTGCCCAAGCAGCTGTTAGGCCGGAGCCGCAGTGTCGTCATTACTCCCGTCCTGCACAAGCCCGACGAGTCCGTGCCGCTCGAAGACCTCGTGATCCGCGGCGGACGGTTTTCACTGCTGCAAGAACGCGACTACTGGCAATACGAAACCTATGTCGAACGGTTCCGCCCCGATACCGTGGGGCGCGAGGCGGCCTTCAACCGCTTCGTGAAGTTTCCCTATCCGGAGGACGTACGGCTCGACTCATTGGTCGAAGGACGAAGCTCCGTTACATACTATTACTCGCAGGAAGTGAAAACGGATGAGACCTCGAAAAAGATGCTGGTAACGCTTCGGGGGCAGGTCTTGGCTGTGGATGACAGCGCCTACCGTCTGCCGCCGTCCGATACGTTGAGCTATGTCGTATCCTCGATGCTCTCCTTCGTCGATACCTTGCCGCGTTACCGCATCAAGGTTATCGACAAGTTCATAACCGTCGAGGATCGCAACTACATTCAGTTCTTTGTGGGCGATACTCGCGTGGTCGATACGCTGGGCGACAACCAACGGCAGTTGGATAAAATTACCGACCTGATGCAGCAGATCGTCGAACAGCAGGAGTTTTACGTCGATACCATTACGCTGACGGCGGCATCGTCTCCGGAGGGTGATTATGCTTTCAACGACCGTCTTTCGCAGGGACGGGCGGAGGCTCTCAAACGCTACCTCGTCCGCCGATACGGCAGAAGCATCGACACGATGCTCATCGTACGGTGGGTAGCTGAAGACTGGGCGGAATTGACGAACCGCATCCGAACAGACCGGGAGGTCGTAAACCGTGACGCTGTTCTGGAGCTAATCGTCGCAGAGAAGAATCCCGACCGACGGGAACAGGCCATCCGGCAGCAGTTCCCGAAAGAGTATGCCTATATCCGCTCGGTGATCTACCCGCAGCTGCGGGCCGTGAACTTCCGCTACAACCTGCGCCGCAAAGGGATGGTCAAGGATACGATCCACACCACGGAACTGGATACGGCCTATGCCCGCGGGGTGGAGCTGTTGCAGAAACGCAAATACGCCAAAGCACTCTATATTCTGAACGATTACAACGACCGCAACACGGTCGTGGCCCATCTGTCGATGGATCACAACGAGCGGGCTTTGGAGCTGTTGGCCGCGATGCCGAAAGATGCCGTGACGGAGTACCTGCGGGCCATCGCCTGCTCGCGTCTGGGGCGCAAGGAAGAGGGCCGCTGCCATTTCCTCGAAGCATGCCGCTTGGACGGGCGTATGGAATATCGGGGCAATCTCGATCCGGAGATTGCTGAACTCTTAAAACAATAGCCATGCGGATCGGACTGGTGGATGTGGACGGGCACAACTTCCCGAACCTTGCGCTGATGAAACTTTCGGCATGGCACAAGTGCCGGGGCGATACGGTGAAGTTCGCCGATTCCGCAGCAGGTCGTTACGACAAGGTATATATGTCGAAGGTCTTTACCTTTTCTCGGGATTGTACGGATCATTACGACTGCGAGGTCGTGCGTGCCGGGACGGGTTACAGGGACTATGCGACGATTCTTCCCGAAGAGATCGAGCATATATGCCCGGATTACTCGCTTTATGGGGTCAAAGAAGCCTACGGGTTTCTGACGCGCGGATGCGTGAACCATTGCCCGTGGTGCGTCGTGCCCCATAAGGAAGGTGAAGTCCGGGCACATGCCGACATCGGGGAGTTTCTCGACGAACGCCGGAGCGCCGTGTTGCTCGACAACAATGTCTTGGCTTCGGCATGGGGACTTATGCAGATCGAGAAGATTGTCCGCATGGATATCCGGGTGGATTTCAACCAAGGACTCGATGCCCGGCGTATCGCCCGCACACCGGAGATCACCGCGCTGCTCGCACGGGTCAAATGGATACGTTTTCTGCGTATGGCCTACGACAGCCGCGTCATGCAGGATGACGTTCATAAAGCCATAGAACTCCTCTGTAAGCACGGCGTTCCGGCCCGGAAGCTCTTCTTCTATGTGCTGATAAGGGATGACACCGAAGATGCGCTTGGGCGTATCCGGGAGCTGAAAGCGTTGGGATGCCAGCCTTTCGCGCAGCCGTACCGGGATTTCGAACACGAGGGGAAACCCTCGCGGGAGCAATGGCGGCTGGCCTACTGGTGCAACCGCAAGCCGCTGTTTTACTCCGTGGATTATGAGGAATACCGAAAAAAACGAACTTAACAATCGAACTTATGAACAGACTGAAAATCAAATATGCCGTCGCGTACGGCTTTCTTGCAGCAACGGCGGTCGTGCTTATCGCATCGCTATTTGCGGGTTGCCATGTCTATGAACATGAGGAGGTGGAAATTATCCGCTGTCCGGTGATCGAAACCGATACCGTTTATATCCCGGACTGGGATAAACATAATACTGTTTTTGATTCTTAAAGAGCCATGTCACGAATTTCTGATTTTTTCAGCCGTTTGCTGGGCCGCAAGGTTCCAGCGAGTGTTTTCGTTACGATGAACCCGCAGATGCAGGCTGTGCGTATCGCCGTCCGAGAAAACGGACGTCAGTCTTTCGAAGACTACGTGCGGGAGCAGGTTGCCGCCTGCTCCCGTTCATCGGTCGTTCCCGACCACACGCTGCTGCATCTGACCTTTCCCGACAGCAAAGCGATTCCGTCGCGCCGAGGTACGACGAACGGATATTTTTACGGGAAGCTGGCTCCGGCTTTTATCCGGCAGGATATACACCCCGAACCGGCCGTTTCGCTCCGGGATGCGGCTTTCGCACTCTCGAAAGGTCTTTCGCCCCTCTCTCCGGCAGGGCGGCGGGAACAGCTGATGCGCGATCCCGAATACCGGAGATTTACGATGCATTGTGCCCGTACGACGCCCGACGATGCACCGCTCTATCGGGCTGTAACCTCTTCGCAGGGAACTTATCTCTTCAGCGATACGCCCAAGGGCCGGCGGGCCATGTACTGCTATATGCAATACATGACGGATCGCTTCTTCGGAATGCGGACTGATGCAGATACGCTGAAAATCTATGAATTGAAACATTTGCCGCCCCGAATCGCCGCGATGGCGGACAAGTGTATAGACAAATTCGTGAAAAGCGACCTGAAAAGCGAGTATCCGGGATTGGAGAAATCCCGGTACAGCTTTACCGAGGAGAAGCGGATTCCGACATCGGTACTTTCGGAAGGCGTATGTTCGGCAACATATTCCATATCGCCGTGCTACGAAGACTTCGAGAGGTTCGTTGCCGGGAACCGGACACAGATATCGTCAGGCAATCACGATCTCGCGACGCTGTTGTATATCGCGGAAAACGGGTATGCCGCATCTGTGGCCGACGACGGACTGCATCGTTTCGGACACCGGGAGTTCTTTTCCGAGGTGGCGTCGAAACTCCGGGATTGCGACCGGGCGCGTATGGGAAACCGGCAATCGACGCACGACTTCGGATACGGTGCCTTGCAGCAGCAGGCCCGTGAAATCGCAGCGGGTATTCTTCGCACGGAATACAACATTCAGAACGGGAGATTCCTGACGGAACACAAGGAGTCATCGCCGGATGTGAAACAGTATGTTTCCCTGCCCGGAACGGACATTGCAATCGAAAGGCGGGAAACGGAACGAAGGCTGCGGCATTCCTGTCCCGCCAGCGGCAAACGTGCCGCAATAAAAATGTAACGGATATGCGGGAAGACCGAATCAGAAGTATTTACCTGACGCTCGACTGAACGCTGCATGCCGTACGTTTCGCTGTCGGAACGAACGGCGAAGAGGGTTTCAGGCATCACATCTCCGAAGAGTTGAAAAAGACGACACCCGGACGGGCGCTTGAAAACCTGTTCTATCTGCAATACGATCTGCCTCCGGAAGCATCCTTCCATGCGACGACGGAAGAAACGAAGCGGCCCGATGAACTATATCTGCGGAAATTATTGCCGGAATTGACTCGTCTGAAGTTACAGCCCCGTCATGTCGTGGCGAATGACGAGGCGTATTATGCGGCGATGAAAGGCGTAATGCTCTTTACACCGGAAGCCGAAAAGCTGATGCTGACGGAGGATTACTTTTCGGCACGACGGCAAATCCGGCTGTGTGCACCGGATTTGAAACGACGAAATGAGGCAAAACGACCACCGAAGCCAGCACTCAAATTTTATTAAATACCGATTCATAAAACATTCGACTTATGGAAGTAACCATGATGGAACACGATGCCTATCTGGAACTGAGAAGGCGTCTGTGCGGCCTGTCGGTCGCCGTAACGGAATTATACCGTAAAGTAGCCCCGCCCACACGGGAGAAATGACTCAGCACGCAGGAAGTATGCGAGGCGCTGCACATTTCGCAGCGGGCTTTGCAGAATTACCGCGACCGGGGAATCATTCCGTATTCCACGATAGGTTCCAAATTCTATTACCGGGAGACCGACATCGAACGGGTCATCCGCGAAGCTCTGATCCGCAGATAGTATGTCGGACGTTATCACGAAGCGATCCGAAGAGTTCAAGGAACTGACGGATTGGATGGTGCAAACCACGCGCGAGATCGAAACGGCCATGAAACATTTGCGGCCGACGATCGGTCAGGAGCATTATCTGACCGGAGATGAGATTTGCAGACGCTTCCATGTGTGCAAACGGACGTTGCAGACCTTGCGGGATACGAAAGCGATTCCCTATACGACGCTCGGCGGGAAAATCCTCTATCCCGAATCCGGGATCTTCGAGGTGCTGAAGAAAAACTACCGCGACTTCCGGCACTGGAATAAGTAAACGAACGGCGACCAGATCAGTCTGGTCGCCGTTCGTTTAGGGTTAAGCCTCTTTGGAAAGCAGCCGGGTCGTAGGCTGTGTGAGTTCATACAGATTACCGATGCGCTGCGTAAGAAGACGTACGTCTTCCTTCATCTTGTTGGCGGTTAATTTGGCGTAGATCTGAGTCGTCGTAATCTGCTTATGTCCGAGCATTTCCGAAACGGTTTCGATAGGTACTCCTTTCTCCAATGTGACCGTCGTTCCGAACGTATGGCGTCCGATATGCGTCGATAGATTCTTGGTAATACCGCACTTTTGGGCAATGCGTTTTATTGTCGTACACATACTTTTTCGATCTTTCACGGGAAAGACCCGCGTTTCGTCGATTTTACCCGGATACCCCCTATATCGTTCGATAAGTTCCTGCGCAATGGGCAGCAACATGATGTGATAAGGCGTACCGGTCTTCTGACGGCGATTGTAGATATATTGTTCTCCCGTCGGAGTTGTTACGATATGATCGTAAGTCAGATTCTTCAGATCTATATAAGCCAGTCCGGTGAAACAACAGAAAATAAACATATCCCGCACGGCCCGCTGTCGGTGATAGCGTAACTCCACATTCATAAGCCGCTGTATTTCTTCGTCGGACAGGAACACGCGGGGCTTATAATCAGGAGCACATTTGAACGCCAGAAAGGGATGACGGTCTATCCAGCCTTGCTCAACGGATACATATAAAACACATTTCAATGTCTGGGTGCGATCGAAAGCCGTTGTCTTGCCGCAATGTCCGTCTGAGAGCATCCATGCGTAATATCTTTCGATGAACGTGACATCCAACTCCTTTAAGGTCACATCCTCCAGTTTTTTCAGAACCAGATACCGCATCAGGCAACAGCGTTCTCCCATCAGTTTATCGTAAGTACGCTGCGTTCTGTCGTGACCGATTCGTGCTTTGATGGTGTCCAAGTGGTAATCGAAAGCTGCAATAAGCGTTTTATATCGGTCGCCGAAACCGTGGTAAGCATTCTTGACCTTATTGGCCGTGACATACGCATCCCGGTCGCAGATCGACTGATAATGTTTAGTGATTTGAGCCTTGATGTTTTCAAGGGTCTGGTGAATTTCGCGCGAAAGCGTATTTCGTTGCGATTTCAAGTAATTGGTTTTCTCATCCCATAGCGCCGGGTCGATATTCAATTTGCAACTGAAACCGGCTTGCGTGCCATTGACCGTGATGCGGCCCATGACCGGAACTTTCCCGTCTTTCGAGATTTTATCCTTTTTCAGATAAAACAGAACTTTGAACGTGCTTTTCATAACTCAACAATTTTTAATGTGACAAAGGTATCGGTTGTTGAGTTCTCAAGAATTACGTATATTTGCGCAAGAAACTGTAATTCAGTCGTATATATGCTATTATAAAGTAATTCGACGGGGTTACGATTTGGTAACGCAACTCCCGTCGAATTCTGCTTTTCCAGGCTCTTCTGCCTGAAATCCGTGCAAAAGACAGATTTTATACATCTTGATTATCTGCGTTTTAACGTTTTTACCTCCCCGTTCTTAAAAAACACTCATCCGAAGTTGCGCACGATCGTTTTTTTTCATATCTTTGTTTCGTGTCCGCAATAGCGGGCCGCTTGACTACACTTGGAAATCTGGTAAATTAATCAGGGGGTCGAGCACATATTCCTGCTGTTACGGCGCGCCTGCGCCGGGACTGGCACGGGATATGATTCCTACGTCACAACGGCGCGGGCTATATGTGCTTATCCCCCTCAAGGCTTACCAGAGCCGCCAAGTTGGATAATGTAACAGTAGTTCGCGTTCGTTTTTCGGGCGCGCTGTAAAAAACGCCGTGCCATGAATTCTTTCACCCATCCCTGCCGTCCCCGCACCAATGACTTTCGCCGCGACGAAGAGCGTCTGCGCTTCGTGCTGCGCGCCTCGGGGCTTGCGGTCGGGGAGTTCGCCCGTGAAATCGGGCTTCCCGACAGCGAACTTCTCTACCGGATCAAGGCCGGCAAGGCCCCGCTCGAATCCGGGATCGCCGAACGCATCTGCCGTCGTTACCCCCAAATCGACTTCTGCTGGCTGCTGACCGGGGAGGTCCGCAAATCGCAATAGGGCGGCGGTCTTTTCCGGGCTGAATTGCCTCGCGTCGCATTCGTTTCGCGCCGCGTCGCCTTTTCCATGCGGATTGGCTGCGACTTTATTTGCCTCGCTTTGCTTCATTGCATTGCGCGCCGCGTCGGCGACTCCATCCCGGCGGCGGCAGTGAAAAATCGCGTCGAGTTGGCTCGCTCCGCTCCACATTCGTTTCGCACCGCGTCGCCTTTTCCATGCGGGCGGCGGCAAAAGAACGAACACCGCGGGCGGGACGACCGAAAAGCGGGAACATTGCCGTGCAAGCACGTATGTTCCCGCTTTTCAGCCGTGTGCCGATGGCACTTATTCGTTCTTTTGCTCGTACCTTACCTTATGGAATTCATCCTGATACTCGCCTTGACGAGCGCGATGGCGCGGATGCGCGAGATTTCCACGTCCTTGTCGGCGTGGTGCACGTTCTGACTCACGAGCTTCACGTAACCCTCGCGGTCGGATTTCTGAATGTATTTCACCGTCACGTACTCCTCGCCGTCGATGTCGATCGACAACAGGTACATGTCGCCCCAAAAGATGTCGTCGATGTCGTGCAGCTGCTTGTAGAGCACGATGTCGCCGCTCTTCAGCAGCGGGTACATCGAATCCCCGACGATGTAGATCGCCCCGTCGCATTTCGGGAGGTTGGGGATGTGGATGAAATTGACGGGTTTGGTCTGCGTCCGGTCGGAGAAGAGCGGCACCAGCCCCGCCGTGCCCTCGATCGAATAGAGCGGCACGCTCTGCAACGGCAGCGAATTGTCCGTGCGGTGCATGTAGGCCGTCAGGTCGGGTTCGGCGTTGAACATGTTGCCCTTGCCGGTTTCGAGCCAGTCGGGATTCACGTTCAATTCCTGAACCAGTATGTTGCGGTTGCGGGCCGAGAGCCCCGCCTTGCCGGTCTCGATCATCGAAAGCGCCGCTTTGCCGATGCCAAGCCGCTGTGCCAGCTGCTCTTGCGTCATGCCGAGCTGTTTGCGTATCAGTTTCACCCGTTCGTTCATGGCCGTCTTATCGGAATTTTTTATATCAAATATTTTAACTTTTCGATTGAAAATTCAAATATTGAACTTATCTTTGCGCTACAAAGTTAAACAATTTATTTCGATTTCTGCAAACATTTTCCAAAAAACTATTCATAATCAATGATCTATTCGGTATCAACGGAACTTTACCTTGAAGTGGCCGCGCGTCTGGCGGAGGCCATCGGCGGCGGAAGTTACTTTTCGGGTTCGCTCTCGTTTGCTTTCGGCGACACGGAATGCCGGCTGACGGCCTCGGTGATCGTCTACCGGCGGGTCGAGCGCCTGCCCGAAGGCGACCGGGACGTGATCGCCGACCTGGTGCCCGTGTGGTGGGAGTTCCACACCGCGGGCGACGGCGGCGAGGTCCTGAACGACTTCTCGTTCTCCGAACTGCGGGCGTGTCTCTGACGCTCCGCCCGCACCCCGGCCCCTCCCTTCCCGGCACGGCGCTGCCGCCGGGGTGCACCCTCAAAAAACCTGCCCGCCGCGGCGCCGCGCATGGGTTTTTCTTTCACGAATTATTTCACGCATGGTTAAAAAGACCGAACCGACCTCTGCGGGGCACTCCTCCGCAGAGGTTTTTATGACCTGCGGGACGGCGCCTCCAAAAGGTGTGCCGTATTCCGAAGGGCTGCCGACCGCTGCCGCGCCGCCCTCCTTCGCCGATTTCGCCCTCGGCGTCTATCCCTTTCTCGAACTGCAACCCTTCCACCGGACCTATTACCGCGTGCTGGAGGCTTTCGCCGCGGGGCGCATCCGGCGGCTGATCGTCACCATGCCGCCGCAGCACGGCAAGAGCGTCGGGGCCACGACGCTGCTCCCGGCCTACCTGCTGGGGCTGGACCCCGACCTGCGGGTCGCCGTCGCCTCCTACTCGGGGGCGCTGGCCTCGAAGTTCAACCGCCGCGTGCAGCGCATTCTCGAATCGCGGGAGTACGCCGCCTTTTTTCCCGGCACGGCCATCAAGCAGGGGGCGAAGCCCGCGGGCTACATCCGCACGGCCGACGAGGTCGAGATCATCGGCCGCCGGGGCGGACTGCTCTCCGTCGGGCGCGAAGGGTCGCTGACGGGCAACCGCGTGGACTGCTTCGTGCTGGACGACCTCTATAAGGATGCGCTCGAAGCCAATTCGCCGCTCGTCCGCGCCAACTGCTGGGAGTGGTACACCTCGGTGGTGAGGACCCGCATGCACAACGCCTCGCGCGAACTGATCGTCTTCACGCGCTGGCACGAGGAGGATTTGATCGGCACCCTCGCGGCCCGCGAGCCTGTCGAGGAGCTGCGCGAGTGGCCGCAGCTGGAGAGCCTGCCCGCCGACCGGTGGCTGCACCTCAATTTCGAGGCCCTGAAAAGCGGTCCGCCCACCGGCATCGACCCCCGGCAGCCCGGCGAAGCGTTGTGGGAGGAGCAGCACGGCGCGGCCCTGCTGGCGGCCAAACGGCGGCTGGACCCCCTGCAATTCGAGGCGATGTACCAGGGCCGCCCCTCGTCCCGCGAGGGACTTTTGTACGGGCTGAATTTCGCCGAGTACGACGATCTTCCCCGCGAGATCGTCCGCCGCGCCAACTACACCGACACGGCCGACACGGGCGACGACTACCTCTGCTCGATCTGCTACGCCGTCGATGCCGACGGGGTGATCTACGTCACCGATGCGGTCTACTCGCGCGAACCGATGGAGACGACCGAGCCGCTGGTGGGGGAGGCGTTAGTTCGCTCCGACACGCGGCAGGCGGCCGTCGAGAGCAACAACGGCGGCCGCGGATTCGCCCGGGCCGTGCAGGCGCTGGCTCCGGGCGTCCGGGTCGAGTGGTTCCACCAGAGCGCCAACAAGGAGGCCCGCATCCTCTCCAATTCGGCGACGGTCCTGCACCTCCTGCGGTGGCCCCGGGGGTGGAACCTCCGCTGGCCCGAGCTGTACGCCCATCTGACGACCTACCGGCGGAAATTCCGCGCCAACCGCTGGCACGACGCCGCCGACGTTGTGACGGGCATCATCGAGCGCGAAACCGCGGGCCGGGACCGCAAGCGGGTCCGGGGCGTGCGGTTCTGCCGGTGAGGGGCGGATGACGGGTGCCTGCCCGGACGGAGCGCGGCGGTTCTTTCCCGCCGTTTCCTCCCCGGCAGCCCCTCCCCGCTGTCCGGCGCCGCTTTCCGGGCGGTTCCTCCCCGCCGTTCCTCCCCGCCGTTCCTCCCCGCCGTTTCCTCCCCGCCGTTTCCTCCCCGCCGTTTCCTCCCCGCCGTTTCCTCCCCGCCGTTCCCTCTCCGCCGTTCCTCCCCGCCGTTCCCTTCCCGCTGTCCGGCGCCGCTTTTCGGGCGGGCAATGTGAAGCCTGCGTTAAATATGTTCCCGCGCGGAATCAAACGGCCCGATTTTCCGTACCTTCGTCGTGGTTATGTAACCGGATTTTGAAAATAAACAGCATGAAATCACTGAAAATCGGAAATTTGTGCGCCTCGATGCCCATCGTGCAGGGCGGCATGGGCGTAGGCGTGTCTCTCGCGGGCCTGGCTTCGGCCGTGGCCGATCAGGGCGGCGTCGGCATCATCTCGTCGGCCGGCCTCGGGGCGATCTATAACGACTACTCGAAAGACTACCGCGCGGCCTCGATCTGGGGGCTGAAAGAGGAGCTTCGCAAGGCCCGCGCAGCCACGCGCGGCATCATCGGCGTCAACGTCATGGTCGCCATGTCCAACTTCGCCGACATGGTGCGCACGGCCATCGCCGAGAAGGCCGACATCATCTTCTCGGGAGCCGGGCTCCCGCTCAACCTGCCGTCGTTCCTGACCGAGGGCGCGCGGACCAAGCTGGCCCCGATCGTTTCGTCGGCGCGCGCCGCGAAACTGCTGTGCCGGAAATGGTTCTCGGAGTACAGGTACGTTCCCGACGCCATCGTCGTCGAGGGTCCCAAGGCGGGCGGCCACCTGGGCTACAAGACCGAGCAGATCGCCGACGAGCACTATTCGCTGGAGACGCTCGTTCCGGAGATCGTCGCCGAGGTCCGGGCCTTCGAGCTCGAACACGACTGCCGCATTCCGGTGATCGCCGGCGGCGGCATCTACACGGGCGAGGACATCTACCGCATCATGGAGCTGGGCGCCGCGGGCGTCCAGATGGGCACGCGCTTCGTCACGACCGAGGAGTGCGACGCCGATCCGGCCTTCAAGCAGAGCTACATCGAAGCCCGCGAGGAGGACATCGAGAT of the Alistipes senegalensis JC50 genome contains:
- a CDS encoding DUF3575 domain-containing protein → MCKPRIILCMLLLAALWGLPRRAAAQIFSVRANALAVCSATLNVGAEAALTDNWSLELSGYWNPVNTASLSMNFHAVQLGGRYWFYESFVGHFLGQHLTYVSYDLGSRTKRYKGHAYGLGISYGYAWMLSKRWNVALEAGVGLYHTWDTRRDPTVSDWEDEYIYHNRRWTLAPSKLELSFSYIF
- a CDS encoding OmpA family protein, producing the protein MRIRKILSAGIVFGILWTMFGCSVAGRLQRHRTTASLSQLTRAERQQRQQDSRPQVVRLQRDSDTFYLAPVDTLADGERVMSVQIEQVTVISRMRSVPERNGHVVLDFIVTLPKQLLGRSRSVVITPVLHKPDESVPLEDLVIRGGRFSLLQERDYWQYETYVERFRPDTVGREAAFNRFVKFPYPEDVRLDSLVEGRSSVTYYYSQEVKTDETSKKMLVTLRGQVLAVDDSAYRLPPSDTLSYVVSSMLSFVDTLPRYRIKVIDKFITVEDRNYIQFFVGDTRVVDTLGDNQRQLDKITDLMQQIVEQQEFYVDTITLTAASSPEGDYAFNDRLSQGRAEALKRYLVRRYGRSIDTMLIVRWVAEDWAELTNRIRTDREVVNRDAVLELIVAEKNPDRREQAIRQQFPKEYAYIRSVIYPQLRAVNFRYNLRRKGMVKDTIHTTELDTAYARGVELLQKRKYAKALYILNDYNDRNTVVAHLSMDHNERALELLAAMPKDAVTEYLRAIACSRLGRKEEGRCHFLEACRLDGRMEYRGNLDPEIAELLKQ
- a CDS encoding DUF6047 family protein → MSRISDFFSRLLGRKVPASVFVTMNPQMQAVRIAVRENGRQSFEDYVREQVAACSRSSVVPDHTLLHLTFPDSKAIPSRRGTTNGYFYGKLAPAFIRQDIHPEPAVSLRDAAFALSKGLSPLSPAGRREQLMRDPEYRRFTMHCARTTPDDAPLYRAVTSSQGTYLFSDTPKGRRAMYCYMQYMTDRFFGMRTDADTLKIYELKHLPPRIAAMADKCIDKFVKSDLKSEYPGLEKSRYSFTEEKRIPTSVLSEGVCSATYSISPCYEDFERFVAGNRTQISSGNHDLATLLYIAENGYAASVADDGLHRFGHREFFSEVASKLRDCDRARMGNRQSTHDFGYGALQQQAREIAAGILRTEYNIQNGRFLTEHKESSPDVKQYVSLPGTDIAIERRETERRLRHSCPASGKRAAIKM
- a CDS encoding helix-turn-helix domain-containing protein, whose product is MSDVITKRSEEFKELTDWMVQTTREIETAMKHLRPTIGQEHYLTGDEICRRFHVCKRTLQTLRDTKAIPYTTLGGKILYPESGIFEVLKKNYRDFRHWNK
- a CDS encoding site-specific integrase, encoding MKSTFKVLFYLKKDKISKDGKVPVMGRITVNGTQAGFSCKLNIDPALWDEKTNYLKSQRNTLSREIHQTLENIKAQITKHYQSICDRDAYVTANKVKNAYHGFGDRYKTLIAAFDYHLDTIKARIGHDRTQRTYDKLMGERCCLMRYLVLKKLEDVTLKELDVTFIERYYAWMLSDGHCGKTTAFDRTQTLKCVLYVSVEQGWIDRHPFLAFKCAPDYKPRVFLSDEEIQRLMNVELRYHRQRAVRDMFIFCCFTGLAYIDLKNLTYDHIVTTPTGEQYIYNRRQKTGTPYHIMLLPIAQELIERYRGYPGKIDETRVFPVKDRKSMCTTIKRIAQKCGITKNLSTHIGRHTFGTTVTLEKGVPIETVSEMLGHKQITTTQIYAKLTANKMKEDVRLLTQRIGNLYELTQPTTRLLSKEA
- a CDS encoding XRE family transcriptional regulator encodes the protein MNERVKLIRKQLGMTQEQLAQRLGIGKAALSMIETGKAGLSARNRNILVQELNVNPDWLETGKGNMFNAEPDLTAYMHRTDNSLPLQSVPLYSIEGTAGLVPLFSDRTQTKPVNFIHIPNLPKCDGAIYIVGDSMYPLLKSGDIVLYKQLHDIDDIFWGDMYLLSIDIDGEEYVTVKYIQKSDREGYVKLVSQNVHHADKDVEISRIRAIALVKASIRMNSIR
- the terL gene encoding phage terminase large subunit encodes the protein MPYSEGLPTAAAPPSFADFALGVYPFLELQPFHRTYYRVLEAFAAGRIRRLIVTMPPQHGKSVGATTLLPAYLLGLDPDLRVAVASYSGALASKFNRRVQRILESREYAAFFPGTAIKQGAKPAGYIRTADEVEIIGRRGGLLSVGREGSLTGNRVDCFVLDDLYKDALEANSPLVRANCWEWYTSVVRTRMHNASRELIVFTRWHEEDLIGTLAAREPVEELREWPQLESLPADRWLHLNFEALKSGPPTGIDPRQPGEALWEEQHGAALLAAKRRLDPLQFEAMYQGRPSSREGLLYGLNFAEYDDLPREIVRRANYTDTADTGDDYLCSICYAVDADGVIYVTDAVYSREPMETTEPLVGEALVRSDTRQAAVESNNGGRGFARAVQALAPGVRVEWFHQSANKEARILSNSATVLHLLRWPRGWNLRWPELYAHLTTYRRKFRANRWHDAADVVTGIIERETAGRDRKRVRGVRFCR
- a CDS encoding NAD(P)H-dependent flavin oxidoreductase, which codes for MKSLKIGNLCASMPIVQGGMGVGVSLAGLASAVADQGGVGIISSAGLGAIYNDYSKDYRAASIWGLKEELRKARAATRGIIGVNVMVAMSNFADMVRTAIAEKADIIFSGAGLPLNLPSFLTEGARTKLAPIVSSARAAKLLCRKWFSEYRYVPDAIVVEGPKAGGHLGYKTEQIADEHYSLETLVPEIVAEVRAFELEHDCRIPVIAGGGIYTGEDIYRIMELGAAGVQMGTRFVTTEECDADPAFKQSYIEAREEDIEIIQSPVGMPGRAIRNSFLDRVKEGLKRPKSCPFDCIKTCDVTHSPYCIMLALYNAFRGRLRNGYAFCGANAWRAEKIQSVRELMASLRAEYETFAAGLKNRF